In Promicromonospora sukumoe, the following proteins share a genomic window:
- a CDS encoding ABC transporter permease yields MSATTSTSGPAGLAEPAAPAAQTQPFWVLSWLHLKYQFLETVRVPIAVLGNVLFPSLAMVFFVVPQEAVAGNPVYATIAIAGLGLFAICSASLFTYGLGVAEDRQLPFYPYLRSLPAGPGPQMVARVLNGGIFSLFGLLPLILIGWLFTAAALTFGQLLAGIGTILAVSVPFVLLGMAIGYKLSAKAALPVVQVILFPLAFAGGLFLPPEMFPGWLDAISKATPTRAGRDLLVQATTGVDAYALALPILAGWTILFAVLAVLSYRSDEGRRFR; encoded by the coding sequence ATGAGCGCCACCACGAGCACCAGCGGCCCGGCCGGCCTCGCCGAGCCCGCCGCACCCGCCGCGCAGACCCAGCCGTTCTGGGTGCTGTCCTGGCTGCACCTCAAGTACCAGTTCCTGGAGACCGTCCGGGTCCCCATCGCGGTGCTCGGGAACGTGCTGTTCCCGTCGCTGGCGATGGTCTTCTTCGTGGTGCCGCAGGAGGCCGTGGCGGGCAACCCCGTGTACGCGACGATCGCCATCGCCGGCCTCGGGCTGTTCGCGATCTGCTCCGCCAGCCTCTTCACCTACGGCCTGGGCGTCGCGGAGGACCGGCAGCTGCCGTTCTACCCGTACCTGCGCTCGCTGCCCGCCGGCCCCGGACCCCAGATGGTGGCGCGCGTGCTCAACGGCGGCATCTTCTCGCTGTTCGGCCTGCTGCCGCTGATCCTCATCGGCTGGCTGTTCACAGCGGCCGCCCTGACGTTCGGGCAGCTGCTCGCCGGCATCGGGACCATCCTGGCGGTCTCCGTCCCGTTCGTGCTGCTCGGCATGGCCATCGGCTACAAGCTGTCGGCCAAGGCGGCGCTGCCCGTGGTGCAGGTCATCCTGTTCCCGCTGGCCTTCGCGGGCGGGCTGTTCCTGCCGCCTGAGATGTTCCCCGGCTGGCTGGACGCGATCTCGAAGGCCACCCCCACCCGGGCCGGCCGGGACCTGCTCGTCCAGGCGACCACGGGCGTCGACGCCTACGCGCTGGCCCTTCCGATCCTCGCCGGGTGGACCATCCTGTTCGCGGTGCTGGCCGTCCTGTCCTACCGGAGCGACGAGGGCCGCCGCTTCCGCTGA